AAACCCTTGCGGAAAAGAAATGGCAGAGAAATTATCATATATGAAGTCTATGCCATAGGTAAACTGAAGTTTACTATGAGAAAATAAATATGTCAGCTGCCGATAACCGCTTTCTCTGCTTCGCGTAGATAGCGACTGAACAATTTACGTCCATATCCTGGATGTTAAAGCTCTCTttgatgagagagagaaagatgagaTGAAAGACAGGAAGCTTAGCCTGATTTTATGTACGTTTGATTATTTCGCACAATGCAAGGAAATATGGTGGAGAATTTAGGAGAGGGTAAATAAAAGCGGTGTCTTTTCACGTACACACGGCGAGTCGCCTGACAACTCATGGTATGTCACGTATGCCACTCCATTCCCATAGCATTAAAACACACATACCAGAAATACATTGAAACCCACTCCGGCCCACGTCCCTTGCAACTACGGTCCACGAATTATATTTTGTGAAGATACGCTTGTTGCGTGTGTCAAGCGAAGGAGAGCGCGGTTCTTTCCTTACCTATAACTGAACTGATTCACATGGCATATAGGTGGGAAAATTTGTAAGCCATACCATAGTTTGCGCTAATGGGATTATTACTGGGCGCGTATGCGGCGCTTTACCAATCTTCAATCTTTATCGTGTATACGATAGAACACGATCTACATATACGATTTAACATAACGGACGACAGCTGGTAGTTACGCACGTAAACTTTTTTgtgtatttttatgctgtgtgatgtcaaaattaaaaaaaaaggaatacagAAATTGTGGCTACTGTCGAGCTCGTTGGGCTTGTTTTAAACTGAAGAGGCATGCCGTAACCgcatcgtgaaaaaaaaaataaacagcataAAACATTATGTTAAAACATTATCTATAAAGAACCATTATAACAACACACGATAAACAAAATATTTATATATATCGAACGGCAAAATCCTGCTCATTACTTTCTTGTAGGcgggcaatatatatatatatatacaaatattTTTTCCAGTTAACTGCAGAAGGGAGTAAGCGAGCACTCCTCTCTTGTTTAGAGTGAATTATTCTGGCAAAAATCAGCATTCCAAGTTTTCACATCCTGTAATACGACCTGGACGCCAAATAACCTGTAGAATATAAAGCAACTGGCAACATGTTATTCTTGTTTAATTCTAGTGTCGTGATTTGATTGGTAAACAGCCAGTTTGACTAACAGCCTGCATTATATCGAGCAATGGCCTGCctttttttacgttttttttttttcgtattaagAACGGTAAAGGTCGATGATTCCTACTTTCACGTTTCGGCAGTTCTATATGCGTAGGCGTTTCACAGAAGGTGCTTTCAAATGATGCATCGCGTATGGACAAGCGCATTCCGGGGCGCCAACATGGAGGGCGAAGAAAGGTTGCTGTAAAGAAACAAAGGGCGTGATCGAAGCATGTTGAGCAAAAGAGATGGAATGCTTGCCAAAGCGGTACGTCTGCGCCGTCGATTTATGCTTGTTTTGGCCCAGCAGGAAAGCGGGGCCATCGCGTGGAACCCACACGCATGGAGAAGTATGAGCTCCAGGGCTCATACTTCTCCACACAGGTGCGAGTGATGAGCGATTCGTACACGCAAGAAACTCGTCCTGCAGCAACGCGGAGCCAGAAATGTTTTGGATTGTGCGTTCCCCAATGCCCAACATTATTCGCCGTTACTGACCATCGAATGCTCTTTCTGGGTATGTCTCTAGCCGGGGCTGATCCTTAGTCGAGGGGGTTTCGCTCTTCCTTCGTACATTGAAGGGCGGTGCGGCAGGACGGCGTGTTCTTGCGACTACCACAACTCTCCGTACTATATACAGTTGCGTGTACACACTCAAACCGCCACTAGCACTTTAACGATGTCACATCAGATCATCCACGGCTCTTGGAGCCAACGCAGCCATATGGTCGAACCGAAGTGTCGTGGCGCATCTGATTCTCTTTAACAGACGGGATTCGGGTATATCGTGCAATCAGTGTTTGGCAGGCTATTAGTGTTAGCTGCTATAGATGGCTGACGGTGCATCAGAAGCTCCTTGCTCGTACAGTAAAATAAACCACCCAAGGGCGAGTAAATCGGTGATCGGCATTATCCGCAGAACATAACCCGTCGCACGCTCGCTTGGCTCAATTTTGTCCATCGTATCGCGATAGTCGGTGCCGGAAAAAGCCCCTTCGCGTGTAAGCACCACTATTGTGTCCGGTTTCCTGCGTCGAAGGTATAACGGGCTCACTCATTCCACGTAGGGAAGGGTGCGTACGATTGAGGCGGATGGAACAGCAGCTCGATCGCGGTATTTCTCGTATTTGACATGTTCGTAGAAGCGGCCTGCGCTCTGCGCTCCCTTCGCGGAAATCACATGAAGTGGGCAGAGCATGTTACCACGCCGGGGCGAGGGCAGGAAGGGGTGAGGGATTGAGCCGAGTGGCCTTGCCCGATTTCACTGgtgcgagcaaggcgctttcTTCGGACACCGTTACCGCGCACAGAGAAGGAGAGCACATCCTTGGAAGCGTTGGATTTTGCCCGCGACTCTTTCCAAATGGATGGAATGACCATTCGAAGGGTTGGTAGATCTTTGTGTTTTTGAATCAACATATGTATGTGAGACCTTCCTCTTTATTAAGGGCAATATCTAGCGGATCTCTTTCATGATGCACCGAAACGCGAAAAAAGAATGTTTCTGTAGGCTTCCACCATCGTCAAAATTGAAGCTAGAAGGTGACATGCATGTGTAAATACTAAAGCACTCGAAGTCGCGCGAGAGATGTCCAAACCTAGTGAAAGGCTCCTAGCTATCAAGCGCAGAAGTCGTTCATCAGGCAATCTGCTGTACGGCACATGCATAACTGGTGAAGAGTAAGTAATCTTTTGTTTTATAAGGACGTTTTGCACCTTTAGCAGTGATGAGCCTCCCCATGCCGTGCCGGCAAAGCAACGTGAATCATTTATGGTTGTGTTCATCGCATGCTCAAACGTTTGATGATGAGAAATCCCAAAAAGTTGTTTGTCTTCTataccacacacacaaaaaaagtattCTCTTACTATGTGCACATGTTGCTCCTGAAGGCGCAATTGCAAATCCTGTACATGTCATCTATGGAAAGGTAGCACAGCTGTCTTAGTGTGGGACAGTTCCATTCCTCTTTCTTCTAAGAAATTTTTGGCATTGTTCAGACCTTCCTGTAAGGGTGACTGGAGAAGACTGACGCATGGGACTAGAGGCCCAGATACAACCATCATCAGCATATAGTTACTCTCCGCTATAGCTCCGCCATGTCACAGGTAAAAAGAAACGAATTCTGCCCACTGCCCTGTGGGACTCCCTGACTGAGATTATGATGAGAACTTTTTTCTTAACTCTTTGGAACAATTACTATTCCACTACTCAATACATCAGAGATCTAGCGCGTTCGTCCACATATACTATATTATAATTAGCGTCACAATACAGGAATTTAACTTACGGAGTCTACTGACACTGCAGATTTAAAGAACACCGCTATTGTCAAGCTGCCCCTTGTTCATTCATGTTCAGCGTGGCCAACATTGCCTAAAATTACATCCATAGAGCACCACCACGCATAGAATCCTACCATGGTGTCAGAATAATAAATTTCGTGCGTAGCCACCCCCATTCAAGCGTGATGTCCATAATTTTTCCCTGACGTGACATAAACTGCTCGGCAGACTTTCAGGACGGAATTGTTCAACAGTAAAGGGAGTTTTACCAGGCTTCAATAGAGGCACCGCGCGAACTGTTTTCCAGGAGTCAGGAATACACTCCTTTATCCACAAATCCGTCAGGTCTTATGACGAGTGACCTTTTCCGGTGCCTCctctaaccttttttttttttttgttaaaatttttgttagaatcgaataggacactattcgacttgttattcgaaagtttcgaatattcgcacacccgtaATCATTTCAGCTATGGCCTGTCGTGCACCGCACGACCAGTTCGTTGTGCGAGGGGACGTTTAAACTTTACATAACAGCGATATTCTTTTTGTTGGTGTTTATCTTTAACTACAACAACGAGCCTATAAAGTAAATGCAGTCAAGTCACAGAAGCAGAACTGGCACCTCTTTTGGCCTCTTCACCAAGTGTATCTACTTGCCGCGATTGGTCTCCTGAAGAAAAAGTCAGTAGTTATTTCTTCCCTCTCCCAAGTTTCCTTGCTTCAGTAGCCTTATTCTCTATGTCCCAACCGATCGCGCCTCTTAAGGATGTTTCTGAAGTGTGGGCCTGCGCGAGAAGCGTGTACCATGCAAACATAGTCGAGGTCAAAAGCAAAAACAAGCTGTCAGGTGCTCAGAACCTCGCGAGATTCTATAATCGGCGTCTGGTGATCACCACCGCTTAGCGTGCGTTTACGGCACAGCGGCAATTGCGACGCCCATTGGCAGCGCAAGCGAGACAATTAGGCCTAGCCTAGCCGCGACGGGCGTTGTTGAGCCTTCCACTTGACTCCGTTTTCTCTCTCTCGATCACCCTGTCTGTCTTTCTATCACTCTTTCCCGCTTTCTTCACTCTCCACGAAAACACGTCTTGAGGCGCGGGTCTTTTCCGAACGCCCGGCAGCTGCCGCGTGAATCATTCCAATTTTGTTCTTCGGCAAGCATTTCGCCACAGCGTGCGCTTAGCCTTGACAACTAATTCTATTCAGGCTTCCTCATTTGTTCGTTCATTCGCTCACTCGGCTTGACGCTATCGCCAGACCATTTCCGTGGGGTTGTGTAAGCTGAGGACTAGAAAACAGAAATCGTAGACAGGCAGACGCAGACTTTCCGCCTATTGTGTTAATTATTTCACGCTCTGGCGCTTTCTATCGCCATTTCCTCGAGAGAAGCATTGTAACAAAGCATAACATTTGTGACTATTCTGTAGACCTTTGGTTACAGGGACTTCCATTGTACAAAGCGGACATCTATCGATATGCCTGGCGTTCTTCAAGCACGAAAGCAATCGGTGCCCCGTCATTGAAAGTAGAGAGAGAGCGAAAAGGTAACGAAAGGCATAGAGAAAGCTCTACGCAGACATTGTCTGTTTATGATCAGCTGCCACACGTCCGCCTGCTCAATAACAACCGCCCATCGTCTGTACGAACGAACCATTCCTGGCGAACTATTCCGTCCTTACCAGGGACGCTACTTATGCCTCTAAGTTGGCGGCGTAACTTTAGCAATACAGCGCATGTAACTTGAACGCCAACTAaacctaaaaaatttgtgtttCAACAATTATTCAACGATATATTTACTTAGTGATATAATGCTGACATCCGAATTATAAAGTTCATGGGCCGGTCGAGAAGCACCCAATAAAGTGTTTCCAACGTCCTACCTCTGTGTAGCGCCGTTATGAATGCGGAAAATAAGCAACTGACAAATCAGAAAATTCCGCCTAATGAGCTTAGTATATAAGGTAAGATGTTGGGCTAGTTAGTGCATATCTTTCAATGTTTGTGGCGCAGAGGATAAGCGTACATTGTGTTTTGATGTCCATTTATTGTTTATTCTAATGAACATTTGCATCACAGGTAGACAGCCACCTAATGATGCACCCACGCGCCGAATACAGCTGATGAGCAAACTTCTGCGCGCTTCTTGTTTTAAGGCAAAAATTTACGTGAGACTGAGTGCAGCGGAGGTGTTTTCATGTGGCTCCGTCTGCCTTTTGAGGTTTTACTTTCAACACCTAAACAATTTAAATGTTCCAGGTGAAGCTCACCAGAATTGCTTCATTCAAGCGTTTTTCAACTTCACCAGCAAATTTCTCATTTGCACCTCGAAGACTAAGCGGCTAATTAAACATTTTATACGTAATCTtgacaaaacatttatttatgcGTACAGCTACTCAAGTCTTGGGAAAGATGACTGGCTGCAACCCACACAGCTGGGTTCACTTGCGTGAAGCTCTcccttcttttatttttcaaCTTCTTAGCGATGTTCCGTGGCACATATATATGAACATGCAGTGTTACTTTCTTAGCGATTTGAAACCTCCTAACGGCGAGCGCCTCTTCTTTTTAATTACAGTTGCTGGTCGCAGCCGCGCTGGTTGGATTATCCGTCGCGCAAATCGTCGAGCGCCGAGTGGTCAAGAACCCTGATGGTTCGACCACTCACATGGAGAGCAGCTCGTGGGGCCACAGCACCTTCAACCAGGAGGCCGCGGACACCGATGGATTCATCAGTGGCCGTAGCGGCTACGCAGACAACACGGGCGTGAAGTACGACCGCCACTACACCGTGGACCGCAACGGACAGCGCCGCTTCATCGACCCCAAGGACAGCAAGCTGAAGGGCCCAGCCCCCACCTTCCCCATGCCTCAAGGTAGCTTCGGAGCCGGCAGTGACGACGACTTCCTGTCTGGACGATCAGGCTTCGGCAACCTGCCCAGTTTCGGAAACCTTCCCGGTTTCGGAGGCAACGTGCCCGGCTTCGGTGGCAACTTCCCCGGATTCGGCGCCAACCGTAGGAAAAATTAAGCACTCGCTCTTGCCTCCCGAGTCCCCTCCGGACACTCTTCCACTGTACCTCCCCATCGACTCTGTCTTCAACACACTCTGGGTGTCCTGTGTCTCCTCCTCCCCCTCACATGCCTTGAAGCCTGCACTGTGGAACGAGGACTTCTCCTGAACTCTCCTCCGtgaatgttttttctttttttttttttcactccgacACAGGAACCATTGCCCACTCTGTATCCCAAACCATTCTTCTGTTGGGCTCTTCTCAAACTCCTTGCATTTCTCTCGCCTTCCAAACGCCTTCTGTAAAGCACCAAAGAATTGGAAAGGAAGGAAACTCTAACTTCGCGACAAGCCGTGCTAGCCACACATCCCGGACCACCAGAGCATTATTGTTCAGTTTACTCTTTAATGTTGCAATTTCGGAAGTAGCTGTCATACCACATAACATGTCCTTGCCAAGAAGTGcgagctgctttttttttcttttcttttttgttcttttttctgtgCTGCTCTTTCCGTAGCTTTATACAGGGTATGCTCTTGACCATGTGTTTTCTGCGAGTATTTTGCACTTGAAAGTTAGATTCGAATTCGACGCGTATTCGGAGTGGTTTCTGTATTTTTGattaaaagtttgtgtttccAATCACGCTATGCAATTGTCTCTTTCAGCAACAATGGATCTGTGGCGCTTCTTTCCCCCTGGATTCAGATTTTAGCTCAAATGGAGCCAATAAAGGAGTTCTCCTTCAGATCCCCTAAGTTTCTTGTTTCTTCGTTTTTGTGAATGGTTACCACAAGTTACTCAAACCAGCTACTGCATGCTACATATCcatattttacagtgaagctgttagcctctagttggtcggcatttttctTGTCTGGTGTCCGTgaccaaaaatgtgggccggatcccggaggttgtgcaatGCCGGGCCGACCCGCGGAGGAGGTGAAGCAAGcatcaagcactcagcaaagtgaagggAGAAGTGTATatattgccgcgacgctatctgtgcccaaccacgctgacgacaaagacgacgacctcgagcttgcaagcgaggtgctagagaagaagtttgaactgagcgctttgtcctcattgcctcaattaaacaccgctcttcgctcttgtctccagtgagccgtgacactggtggaggtgctgggtattgctgtttcctccgtaataatgcggtgtttcgtcagtggtgttCGACGCGCTCGGgacgttgtagagaagcagtccttaaaatggtcaagcagttccctgagactttgtttctgttgcggcgctaaacctgggtcaacgtcgacgacgggtgcatgtggcatcgtatcggtgattgattcctctttgacagcaaagcagtatttaacgtggtcaatttcgtcaaagtatgccgcagcggtgcctttactgatgtgccggcgttcattagtaaaatttgtcagtagtacctctgtgcgaccaccgattaggctgacgataccccgagcgatagcaacaccttgatggaacagaagtgcagttaattgttcggctacaccgtccttgttaaactgttctccgcaactgacggagacaagactgcatgatagtggtggtatgcagacgtcgtcgtcggcgacacgtaacgatgtacgttggcgctcgtcgtcgtgactcgtgtctatactgttcgataaggttatctcgccatcccgtatgttaaccacggcgccgtactcccgcaagaagtccattccaaggatgagtgatctgcagcactcatttaaaatcataaaagaggcgacaaaagctgtatttcctatctggagtcgtgcagtacattttcctgtaggtgtcattatctggccaccggcatttcgaatatgagggcccgtccattgcgttttgactttcttaagccggtctgccaactgctcactcattatcgaaaagtctgcgccagtatcaaccaaagctgtcacgtcgtgtccatcaatcgttaagagtaggtcggcacttacaaattcgtcggtgttccttttctccgggttgctctgctccttgctcagtaataatgggggattttcggtggttcgacgacttgcaaccttccccccggaggtcgctgatttcagtttccc
The DNA window shown above is from Dermacentor silvarum isolate Dsil-2018 chromosome 1, BIME_Dsil_1.4, whole genome shotgun sequence and carries:
- the LOC119436272 gene encoding uncharacterized protein LOC119436272, producing MKLLLVAAALVGLSVAQIVERRVVKNPDGSTTHMESSSWGHSTFNQEAADTDGFISGRSGYADNTGVKYDRHYTVDRNGQRRFIDPKDSKLKGPAPTFPMPQGSFGAGSDDDFLSGRSGFGNLPSFGNLPGFGGNVPGFGGNFPGFGANPTMDLWRFFPPGFRF